One Gossypium hirsutum isolate 1008001.06 chromosome A11, Gossypium_hirsutum_v2.1, whole genome shotgun sequence genomic window carries:
- the LOC107896047 gene encoding uncharacterized protein isoform X3 produces MICPRGIEMDSATVHEEIDSLFESTPPLKDSAKIIDKLNQVIQFDSPSGEGKGRKVEELLKRCPNLKKIIIFRVISKAKPHKECQVYSSGSSQSAQFANSWKRIDWFAMAVLNLSRIFYYLDTLLANLYLYLMLRFGGKMPT; encoded by the exons atGATTTGTCCAAGGGGAATTGAAATGGATTCTGCAACTGTTCACGAGGAGATCGATtcattattcgagtcaactcctCCTCTCAAAGATTCGGCTAAAATCATAGACAAATTGAATCAAGTCATCCAATTTGATTCTCCTTCAG GAGAAGGAAAAGGGAGGAAGGTAGAGGAGCTGCTAAAACGATGCCCAAATcttaagaaaattattatttttagggttATTTCAAAAGCCAAGCCACACAAGGAATGCCAG GTGTATTCATCTGGCAGCAGTCAATCTGCTCAATTTGCTAATTCGTGGAAAAGAATTG ATTGGTTTGCAATGGCCGTACTTAACTTGTCTCGCATCTTTTACTATTTGGACACTCTTTTAGCCAACTTGTATCTATATCTTATGTTACGGTTTGGGGGGAAGATGCCGACATGA
- the LOC107896047 gene encoding uncharacterized protein isoform X5, whose translation MDSATVHEEIDSLFESTPPLKDSAKIIDKLNQVIQFDSPSGEGKGRKVEELLKRCPNLKKIIIFRVISKAKPHKECQVYSSGSSQSAQFANSWKRIVTDWFAMAVLNLSRIFYYLDTLLANLYLYLMLRFGGKMPT comes from the exons ATGGATTCTGCAACTGTTCACGAGGAGATCGATtcattattcgagtcaactcctCCTCTCAAAGATTCGGCTAAAATCATAGACAAATTGAATCAAGTCATCCAATTTGATTCTCCTTCAG GAGAAGGAAAAGGGAGGAAGGTAGAGGAGCTGCTAAAACGATGCCCAAATcttaagaaaattattatttttagggttATTTCAAAAGCCAAGCCACACAAGGAATGCCAG GTGTATTCATCTGGCAGCAGTCAATCTGCTCAATTTGCTAATTCGTGGAAAAGAATTG TAACAGATTGGTTTGCAATGGCCGTACTTAACTTGTCTCGCATCTTTTACTATTTGGACACTCTTTTAGCCAACTTGTATCTATATCTTATGTTACGGTTTGGGGGGAAGATGCCGACATGA
- the LOC107896047 gene encoding uncharacterized protein isoform X4: protein MDSATVHEEIDSLFESTPPLKDSAKIIDKLNQVIQFDSPSGEGKGRKVEELLKRCPNLKKIIIFRVISKAKPHKECQVYSSGSSQSAQFANSWKRIDDIIPTIVLPIMPIIERNVGAMKQPNDGGIQIVFSEWKQFMFLSV from the exons ATGGATTCTGCAACTGTTCACGAGGAGATCGATtcattattcgagtcaactcctCCTCTCAAAGATTCGGCTAAAATCATAGACAAATTGAATCAAGTCATCCAATTTGATTCTCCTTCAG GAGAAGGAAAAGGGAGGAAGGTAGAGGAGCTGCTAAAACGATGCCCAAATcttaagaaaattattatttttagggttATTTCAAAAGCCAAGCCACACAAGGAATGCCAG GTGTATTCATCTGGCAGCAGTCAATCTGCTCAATTTGCTAATTCGTGGAAAAGAATTG atgatataaTCCCCACTATTGTGCTGCCAATTATGCCAATTATTGAGCGAAATGTTGGTGCCATGAAGCAGCCAAATGATGGAGGAATTCAGATTGTATTCTCTGAATGGAAGCAATTTATGTTTCTTTCTGTATGA
- the LOC107896047 gene encoding uncharacterized protein isoform X6, which produces MDSATVHEEIDSLFESTPPLKDSAKIIDKLNQVIQFDSPSGEGKGRKVEELLKRCPNLKKIIIFRVISKAKPHKECQVYSSGSSQSAQFANSWKRIDWFAMAVLNLSRIFYYLDTLLANLYLYLMLRFGGKMPT; this is translated from the exons ATGGATTCTGCAACTGTTCACGAGGAGATCGATtcattattcgagtcaactcctCCTCTCAAAGATTCGGCTAAAATCATAGACAAATTGAATCAAGTCATCCAATTTGATTCTCCTTCAG GAGAAGGAAAAGGGAGGAAGGTAGAGGAGCTGCTAAAACGATGCCCAAATcttaagaaaattattatttttagggttATTTCAAAAGCCAAGCCACACAAGGAATGCCAG GTGTATTCATCTGGCAGCAGTCAATCTGCTCAATTTGCTAATTCGTGGAAAAGAATTG ATTGGTTTGCAATGGCCGTACTTAACTTGTCTCGCATCTTTTACTATTTGGACACTCTTTTAGCCAACTTGTATCTATATCTTATGTTACGGTTTGGGGGGAAGATGCCGACATGA
- the LOC107896047 gene encoding uncharacterized protein isoform X7, whose protein sequence is MICPRGIEMDSATVHEEIDSLFESTPPLKDSAKIIDKLNQVIQFDSPSGEGKGRKVEELLKRCPNLKKIIIFRVISKAKPHKECQVYSSGSSQSAQFANSWKRIDVTVLSYL, encoded by the exons atGATTTGTCCAAGGGGAATTGAAATGGATTCTGCAACTGTTCACGAGGAGATCGATtcattattcgagtcaactcctCCTCTCAAAGATTCGGCTAAAATCATAGACAAATTGAATCAAGTCATCCAATTTGATTCTCCTTCAG GAGAAGGAAAAGGGAGGAAGGTAGAGGAGCTGCTAAAACGATGCCCAAATcttaagaaaattattatttttagggttATTTCAAAAGCCAAGCCACACAAGGAATGCCAG GTGTATTCATCTGGCAGCAGTCAATCTGCTCAATTTGCTAATTCGTGGAAAAGAATTG ATGTGACAGTTCTTAGTTATCTATGA
- the LOC107896047 gene encoding uncharacterized protein isoform X2: MICPRGIEMDSATVHEEIDSLFESTPPLKDSAKIIDKLNQVIQFDSPSGEGKGRKVEELLKRCPNLKKIIIFRVISKAKPHKECQVYSSGSSQSAQFANSWKRIVTDWFAMAVLNLSRIFYYLDTLLANLYLYLMLRFGGKMPT, from the exons atGATTTGTCCAAGGGGAATTGAAATGGATTCTGCAACTGTTCACGAGGAGATCGATtcattattcgagtcaactcctCCTCTCAAAGATTCGGCTAAAATCATAGACAAATTGAATCAAGTCATCCAATTTGATTCTCCTTCAG GAGAAGGAAAAGGGAGGAAGGTAGAGGAGCTGCTAAAACGATGCCCAAATcttaagaaaattattatttttagggttATTTCAAAAGCCAAGCCACACAAGGAATGCCAG GTGTATTCATCTGGCAGCAGTCAATCTGCTCAATTTGCTAATTCGTGGAAAAGAATTG TAACAGATTGGTTTGCAATGGCCGTACTTAACTTGTCTCGCATCTTTTACTATTTGGACACTCTTTTAGCCAACTTGTATCTATATCTTATGTTACGGTTTGGGGGGAAGATGCCGACATGA
- the LOC107896047 gene encoding uncharacterized protein isoform X1 gives MICPRGIEMDSATVHEEIDSLFESTPPLKDSAKIIDKLNQVIQFDSPSGEGKGRKVEELLKRCPNLKKIIIFRVISKAKPHKECQVYSSGSSQSAQFANSWKRIDDIIPTIVLPIMPIIERNVGAMKQPNDGGIQIVFSEWKQFMFLSV, from the exons atGATTTGTCCAAGGGGAATTGAAATGGATTCTGCAACTGTTCACGAGGAGATCGATtcattattcgagtcaactcctCCTCTCAAAGATTCGGCTAAAATCATAGACAAATTGAATCAAGTCATCCAATTTGATTCTCCTTCAG GAGAAGGAAAAGGGAGGAAGGTAGAGGAGCTGCTAAAACGATGCCCAAATcttaagaaaattattatttttagggttATTTCAAAAGCCAAGCCACACAAGGAATGCCAG GTGTATTCATCTGGCAGCAGTCAATCTGCTCAATTTGCTAATTCGTGGAAAAGAATTG atgatataaTCCCCACTATTGTGCTGCCAATTATGCCAATTATTGAGCGAAATGTTGGTGCCATGAAGCAGCCAAATGATGGAGGAATTCAGATTGTATTCTCTGAATGGAAGCAATTTATGTTTCTTTCTGTATGA